One part of the Sphingopyxis sp. PAMC25046 genome encodes these proteins:
- a CDS encoding glutathione S-transferase: protein MTRPILYHCPDARSLRCLWAVEEAEIDVDLRLLKFPPRAFEPDYRAVNPLMTVPGWIEDGRLMTESAAICERIAEGTPLEVRRSEADYWDYRNWLHRSDATLTFPLAIMIRYTRVEPEERRLVQAVEDYRAFFGGRAKSIEAALADGREWLVAGRFTIADIVIGYAAFLATTLGADDVLGEVTKAWLGRCMAREGFQRARTRQKAAA, encoded by the coding sequence ATGACACGACCGATCCTCTACCACTGCCCCGATGCCCGCTCGCTGCGCTGCCTGTGGGCGGTCGAGGAGGCGGAGATCGACGTCGACCTCCGCCTGCTCAAATTCCCGCCGCGGGCGTTCGAGCCCGATTATCGCGCCGTGAACCCGCTGATGACGGTTCCCGGCTGGATCGAGGATGGACGGCTGATGACCGAGTCCGCCGCGATCTGCGAACGGATCGCCGAAGGAACGCCGCTCGAAGTCCGGCGGAGCGAAGCCGATTATTGGGATTATCGCAACTGGCTGCACCGCAGCGACGCGACGCTGACCTTCCCGCTCGCGATCATGATCCGCTACACGCGTGTCGAACCCGAGGAGCGGCGGCTCGTGCAGGCGGTCGAGGATTATAGGGCATTTTTCGGTGGCCGCGCCAAGAGCATCGAGGCAGCGCTGGCCGATGGGCGCGAATGGCTGGTCGCCGGACGCTTCACCATCGCCGACATCGTGATCGGCTATGCGGCGTTCCTCGCAACGACCCTCGGTGCCGACGATGTGCTGGGCGAGGTGACGAAGGCATGGCTCGGTCGCTGCATGGCGCGCGAAGGGTTTCAGCGCGCCCGCACACGCCAGAAGGCCGCAGCGTGA
- a CDS encoding DMT family transporter — MSDAPFPAQSDGPPQHYLGGIALRLLAMVSLSLMFVLVKKIDAAGIHVVESLFWRQALVLPFLLTWVMATSGLASLKTRRIGAHARRMLMGLAGMACNFGAMILLPMAEATTISLSVPIFAVLFAALLLGEATGWQRWSAVIVGFVGVLVVLDPLSSFAGGFGGTHGVGTLVALTGAIMTALITIAVRDLGRTENAATIVFWFSLLSMIPLGIALPFVITPHGGHEWLLLIGLGFLGAVVQMSLTGALRLAPVSVVIPMDYSSLLWAIAAGWWFFGTLPADTTWVGAPLIIASGLFIAWREHRRHIDRPKEVAA; from the coding sequence ATGAGCGACGCTCCGTTTCCCGCCCAGTCCGACGGGCCTCCGCAGCATTATCTGGGGGGGATCGCATTGCGGCTGCTCGCGATGGTCAGCCTCTCGCTGATGTTCGTGCTCGTCAAAAAGATCGACGCGGCGGGCATCCATGTCGTCGAGAGCCTCTTCTGGCGACAGGCATTGGTGCTGCCTTTCTTGCTCACATGGGTGATGGCGACAAGCGGTCTTGCGTCGTTGAAGACCCGGCGGATCGGCGCGCATGCGCGGCGAATGCTGATGGGCCTCGCCGGCATGGCGTGCAATTTCGGCGCGATGATCCTGCTGCCGATGGCCGAGGCAACGACGATCAGCCTGTCGGTGCCCATCTTTGCCGTTCTCTTTGCCGCGCTTCTGCTCGGCGAGGCGACGGGGTGGCAGCGGTGGAGCGCGGTGATCGTCGGCTTCGTCGGCGTGCTCGTCGTGCTCGACCCGCTTTCAAGCTTCGCGGGCGGTTTCGGCGGCACACACGGCGTCGGCACATTGGTCGCCCTCACCGGCGCGATCATGACCGCGCTAATCACCATTGCGGTGCGCGATCTCGGCCGCACCGAAAATGCCGCGACGATCGTCTTCTGGTTCAGCCTGCTCTCGATGATACCGCTCGGCATCGCCCTTCCCTTCGTCATCACGCCGCACGGCGGCCACGAATGGCTGTTGCTGATCGGGCTCGGTTTCCTCGGCGCGGTCGTCCAGATGTCGCTGACCGGCGCGCTGCGCCTCGCGCCAGTGTCGGTCGTGATCCCGATGGATTATTCAAGCCTGCTCTGGGCGATCGCCGCGGGCTGGTGGTTTTTCGGCACCCTGCCCGCCGACACCACCTGGGTCGGCGCGCCGCTGATCATCGCTTCGGGCCTGTTCATCGCCTGGCGCGAACATCGCCGCCATATCGACCGGCCGAAGGAGGTTGCCGCATGA